In Alteracholeplasma palmae J233, a single genomic region encodes these proteins:
- a CDS encoding InlB B-repeat-containing protein: protein MAAFDKNAQITVKNETYSVDDLAKKLSKVPSEAIVRIFNEVHINFSRKLRMGILRSLLRPYVIQTKKEKEKIADEFSYRLSQFENFTDTQLVNLLEIYKNDTLVKDYYYNLWLNILTQLVERGIGENDFQRLIDLTDTNQTIRDEDSKQFNDNFNSVFYDEKGEIDGLTPEQFRPVTYKSTTLLELRSIGDKYNASVPKRLRKKELLEIIIKELKDRNAYEENLDERLSKMSILVLERYAKDNKIKVSTELRKEEIIEYILSNAKETKESYYVPTSSAVYETEQEEIAVSDDIILEVNEPEMVEVIFFETEKTTTIKGTRVEEPNVDLIEGYDFKGWYREKTFNTPWDFSKDVVTEPITLYPKFEEKEVTNFNVTYKNIKDEIYRQLNVAKNSKLVEPELEVDEAVTFEGWFTDKEFSRKWDFSTDTVTQNVTLYAKLVETIKNEVVVVEKVLPPAQTETVTTHTVISNQTAMDDSSVNKILEELAIIKKEVIKNNRSKKEAMIRQLLNDEDDDLTQEKVNPKEKYSEEVVETKEKKSKKQTKETPKKRRNFFVRFLIDLVTTVLIILIVAILLVLTTGTISAFDPNNQLAADINKVFDYIKIGDTGLALHITSFMTWLKNIFS, encoded by the coding sequence CTAGAAAATTAAGAATGGGTATTTTAAGAAGTTTACTTAGACCTTATGTCATTCAGACAAAAAAGGAAAAAGAAAAAATTGCTGATGAATTCAGTTATCGCTTATCTCAATTTGAAAACTTCACTGATACGCAACTTGTAAATTTATTAGAAATTTATAAGAACGATACATTAGTAAAAGACTATTATTATAATCTTTGGTTAAATATTTTAACTCAACTAGTTGAACGTGGAATAGGCGAAAATGACTTTCAAAGACTAATTGATTTAACAGACACTAACCAAACTATTCGTGATGAAGACTCCAAACAATTTAATGATAATTTTAATAGTGTTTTTTATGATGAAAAAGGCGAAATTGATGGTTTAACACCTGAACAATTTAGACCAGTTACATATAAGAGCACAACTCTTTTAGAATTAAGAAGTATAGGGGATAAATATAACGCTTCAGTTCCAAAAAGATTACGTAAAAAAGAATTATTAGAAATCATTATTAAAGAATTAAAAGATCGTAATGCATATGAAGAAAATCTAGATGAAAGATTGTCTAAAATGAGTATTTTAGTTTTAGAAAGATATGCTAAAGATAATAAAATAAAAGTTTCAACGGAATTAAGAAAAGAAGAAATTATTGAATATATTCTTTCTAACGCTAAAGAAACAAAAGAATCATATTATGTTCCAACCTCTAGTGCTGTATATGAAACAGAGCAAGAAGAGATTGCAGTTTCTGATGATATTATACTTGAAGTTAATGAACCTGAGATGGTTGAAGTTATTTTCTTTGAAACTGAAAAAACAACAACTATTAAAGGCACAAGAGTTGAAGAACCTAATGTTGATTTAATTGAAGGTTATGACTTTAAAGGTTGGTATAGAGAAAAAACTTTTAATACACCTTGGGATTTTTCTAAGGATGTTGTTACAGAACCAATTACACTTTATCCTAAATTTGAAGAAAAAGAAGTAACTAACTTTAATGTTACATATAAAAATATTAAAGATGAAATATACCGTCAATTAAATGTAGCTAAAAACTCAAAACTTGTAGAACCAGAATTAGAAGTAGATGAAGCAGTTACATTTGAAGGTTGGTTTACTGATAAAGAATTTAGTAGAAAATGGGATTTTTCAACTGACACTGTTACACAAAATGTTACACTTTATGCTAAACTTGTAGAAACAATTAAGAATGAAGTTGTAGTAGTTGAAAAAGTTCTACCTCCAGCTCAAACTGAAACTGTAACGACACATACAGTTATTTCAAATCAAACAGCAATGGATGATAGTTCAGTTAATAAAATATTAGAAGAATTAGCGATTATTAAAAAAGAAGTTATTAAAAATAATAGAAGTAAAAAAGAAGCAATGATTAGACAATTGCTAAACGATGAAGATGATGATTTAACTCAAGAAAAAGTTAATCCAAAAGAAAAATACTCTGAAGAAGTAGTAGAAACAAAAGAAAAGAAATCAAAAAAACAAACAAAAGAAACTCCAAAAAAACGTAGAAATTTCTTTGTTAGATTCTTAATAGATTTAGTTACAACAGTATTAATTATCTTAATTGTAGCAATACTACTTGTGTTAACAACAGGAACTATTTCAGCATTTGATCCAAACAACCAATTAGCTGCAGATATTAATAAAGTATTTGATTACATAAAAATAGGTGATACTGGACTTGCACTACACATCACATCATTTATGACATGGTTAAAAAATATATTTAGTTAA